A stretch of Exiguobacterium sp. BMC-KP DNA encodes these proteins:
- a CDS encoding ABC transporter ATP-binding protein, protein METILSVRDLNVAFHTYAGTVQAVRGVSFDLKKGETLAIVGESGSGKSVTSKAIMRLIPNPPGEITQGEILFEGRDLVKLSDKEMQKVRGRDIAMIFQDPMTSLNPTMTIFKQIAEGLKRHQGLTGDAAKKRTLELLTLVGIPNPEARLKQYPHQLSGGMRQRIVIAIALACNPKVLIADEPTTALDVTIQAQILELLKDIQQKTGTAIIFITHDLGVVANMADRVAVMYAGKLIEKGTVDEIFYEPRHPYTWGLLGSMPRPSDDRSQDLPAIPGTPPNLMHPPVGDAFAPRNKYAMKIDFEKEPPFFKISDTHEAATWLLHPQAPYVEPPAAIRDLALKYRPDSVFSKSLLKGGLK, encoded by the coding sequence ATGGAAACTATTTTATCTGTTCGCGACCTGAATGTCGCTTTCCATACGTATGCCGGGACGGTTCAAGCCGTCCGCGGTGTATCGTTTGATTTAAAAAAAGGTGAAACACTCGCAATCGTTGGTGAGTCCGGTTCTGGTAAATCGGTTACTTCAAAAGCCATCATGCGTTTGATTCCAAACCCACCAGGTGAAATCACTCAAGGTGAGATTTTATTCGAAGGCCGCGACTTGGTTAAGCTTTCCGATAAAGAAATGCAAAAAGTTCGCGGTCGTGATATCGCAATGATCTTCCAGGATCCAATGACATCACTTAACCCGACGATGACGATTTTTAAACAGATCGCTGAAGGGCTAAAACGTCACCAAGGATTGACTGGCGATGCAGCGAAAAAACGTACACTTGAACTTTTAACACTCGTAGGGATTCCGAATCCAGAAGCGCGTCTTAAACAATATCCACACCAATTATCGGGTGGGATGCGTCAGCGGATCGTCATCGCGATTGCACTTGCTTGTAACCCGAAAGTATTGATTGCTGATGAACCGACGACTGCACTCGATGTTACGATTCAAGCTCAAATTCTTGAATTATTGAAAGATATTCAGCAAAAAACGGGTACAGCGATTATTTTCATTACGCACGACTTAGGTGTTGTAGCGAATATGGCTGACCGGGTAGCCGTTATGTATGCTGGTAAATTGATTGAAAAAGGTACGGTAGATGAGATCTTCTACGAGCCACGTCATCCATATACTTGGGGACTACTTGGTTCGATGCCGCGTCCATCTGATGACCGTTCGCAAGATCTTCCGGCGATTCCGGGAACTCCACCGAACCTTATGCATCCACCGGTCGGTGATGCGTTTGCACCGCGTAACAAATACGCGATGAAAATTGATTTTGAGAAGGAACCACCTTTCTTCAAGATCTCAGATACACACGAAGCTGCGACGTGGTTGCTTCATCCACAAGCACCATATGTTGAACCACCTGCAGCAATCCGCGACTTGGCATTAAAATACCGTCCGGACAGCGTGTTCTCAAAATCGCTTCTGAAAGGCGGTCTGAAGTAA
- a CDS encoding ABC transporter ATP-binding protein: MENRKKLLEVKNLKQHFNIGRGRVVKAVDGLSFDIYEGEVLGLVGESGCGKSTTGRSIIGLYDATDGEVNFKGENVHAKKSRKEKLKFNRAMQMIFQDPYASLNPRMTVGDIIAEGIDIHGLAKSKEERNNRVYDLLETVGLTKEHASRYPHEFSGGQRQRIGIARALAVEPDFIIADEPISALDVSIQAQVVNLMKKLQRDRSLTYLFIAHDLSMVKYISDRIGVMYQGHLVELCDADRLYENPVHAYTKSLLSAIPLPDPEHERTRKRIIFDRPTSGPVGKSDEDSSIPPLREIEPGHFVSMTDAELEAYQAQLV, translated from the coding sequence ATGGAAAACCGTAAGAAACTACTTGAAGTAAAAAACTTAAAGCAACATTTCAATATTGGTCGTGGTCGTGTCGTTAAGGCGGTCGATGGTCTCTCATTCGATATCTATGAAGGAGAAGTGCTTGGTCTCGTAGGCGAGTCAGGCTGTGGTAAATCAACAACTGGTCGTTCGATCATCGGTTTGTATGATGCGACAGATGGCGAAGTCAACTTCAAAGGTGAAAACGTCCACGCGAAAAAATCGCGTAAGGAAAAGTTGAAGTTCAACCGTGCGATGCAAATGATCTTCCAAGATCCGTATGCTTCTTTAAACCCACGGATGACAGTCGGAGATATCATTGCTGAAGGAATTGATATCCACGGTCTAGCGAAATCGAAAGAGGAGCGGAATAACCGTGTGTATGATTTGCTTGAAACGGTTGGTTTGACAAAGGAACACGCGAGCCGTTACCCACACGAATTCTCAGGTGGTCAGCGTCAACGGATCGGTATCGCACGTGCACTTGCTGTAGAACCGGATTTCATCATCGCAGATGAGCCGATTTCAGCACTTGACGTATCGATTCAAGCCCAAGTCGTCAACTTGATGAAAAAACTGCAACGTGATCGCAGTTTGACATACTTGTTCATCGCCCACGATTTATCGATGGTCAAGTATATCTCAGACCGGATTGGTGTTATGTACCAAGGTCACCTCGTTGAATTGTGTGACGCGGATCGTCTATATGAGAATCCAGTTCATGCGTATACGAAGTCGCTTTTATCTGCGATCCCGCTTCCGGATCCAGAGCACGAGCGGACACGTAAACGGATTATCTTTGATCGTCCAACGAGCGGACCCGTTGGGAAATCGGATGAAGATTCGAGTATCCCGCCGCTTCGCGAAATCGAACCAGGTCACTTTGTTTCGATGACTGATGCAGAACTTGAAGCATATCAAGCGCAACTCGTATAA
- a CDS encoding SDR family NAD(P)-dependent oxidoreductase codes for MGTYIITGATSGIGEATSLQLIREGHTVLAIGRNKEKGSSLESSGEGRLYFFPVDLADSSAIDAFFEETQEDFPEIDGIFNNAGTFGKPVAPERVSDQQKEVFQVNYHSPERIIQLATKRFSKGASIVNNSAIVGHVKFPAMLLPYASSKSALLTLTKTYAARFHGKYRFNAICPGPVDTALSHALYGGKDKFDLAMKHHLRGEPAQPSEIAEVVCFLLSNKASYINGQALVVDGGYTLT; via the coding sequence ATGGGTACGTATATCATTACTGGTGCAACAAGTGGAATTGGTGAAGCAACTTCCCTTCAGCTCATTCGGGAGGGACACACCGTCCTTGCAATTGGTCGTAATAAGGAAAAAGGATCCTCACTCGAATCAAGCGGAGAAGGACGTTTATATTTCTTCCCTGTCGACTTAGCGGATTCCTCTGCAATCGATGCGTTCTTTGAAGAAACACAAGAGGATTTCCCTGAAATCGATGGGATTTTCAACAATGCTGGTACCTTTGGAAAACCCGTTGCACCCGAACGCGTCTCCGATCAGCAAAAAGAAGTATTCCAAGTCAATTATCACTCTCCCGAACGAATCATCCAGTTAGCAACGAAACGCTTCTCAAAAGGTGCTTCCATCGTCAACAATAGTGCCATCGTAGGTCACGTTAAGTTCCCAGCAATGCTATTGCCTTATGCATCGTCTAAGAGCGCTCTACTGACGCTTACGAAGACATATGCAGCACGATTTCATGGGAAGTACAGATTTAACGCCATTTGCCCAGGACCAGTCGATACAGCGCTTAGTCACGCGTTATATGGCGGGAAAGATAAATTTGACCTAGCAATGAAACACCACCTTCGTGGCGAGCCTGCGCAACCTTCTGAGATTGCAGAGGTCGTTTGCTTCTTACTATCTAATAAAGCGAGCTATATTAATGGGCAAGCACTCGTTGTAGATGGTGGCTATACCCTCACTTAA
- a CDS encoding DUF3899 domain-containing protein, whose translation MRSTYFRPIIIAVILVLLYTIWATMTDSTHGILYHLSGGLFIAGFLLIAVGFFSNMSANGFFRGMTAGFKKQREAKLREIDGDYYEDDEEEEEVLRKQQNRASARTKPYVSSGIIFIIVSLIISYF comes from the coding sequence ATGCGATCGACGTATTTCCGACCGATCATCATCGCGGTCATTCTTGTTCTGCTTTACACGATTTGGGCAACCATGACGGATTCGACACACGGTATCTTGTATCATCTGTCTGGCGGTTTGTTCATAGCAGGATTCTTGTTAATTGCGGTAGGATTCTTCTCGAACATGTCTGCTAACGGTTTCTTTCGCGGCATGACAGCTGGCTTTAAAAAACAACGGGAAGCGAAACTTCGAGAAATCGATGGCGATTACTATGAAGATGATGAAGAAGAGGAAGAAGTCCTTCGTAAACAACAAAATCGTGCTTCTGCCCGAACGAAACCCTATGTTTCTAGCGGGATTATCTTCATCATCGTCTCGCTGATCATCTCTTACTTTTAA
- the spxA gene encoding transcriptional regulator SpxA: protein MVTLYTSPSCTSCRKARAWLEEHEIPFVERNIFSEPLSLDEIKQILRMTEDGTDEIISTRSKVFSKLDVSVENLSLQHLYDLIQEYPGLLRRPILIDEKRLQVGYNEDEIRRFLPRKVRTFQLLEAQRLVNE, encoded by the coding sequence ATGGTAACACTCTATACTTCACCAAGTTGTACTTCTTGTCGGAAAGCACGCGCGTGGCTTGAAGAACATGAAATCCCGTTCGTTGAACGTAATATTTTTTCAGAACCTTTATCGCTCGATGAAATCAAACAGATTCTTCGTATGACGGAAGATGGAACGGATGAGATCATCTCAACTCGTTCAAAAGTCTTCTCGAAACTCGATGTTTCAGTTGAAAACTTATCGTTGCAGCACCTATACGATTTGATTCAAGAATACCCAGGATTATTACGTCGTCCAATTTTGATTGATGAGAAGCGTCTTCAAGTTGGATATAACGAGGATGAAATCCGCCGATTCTTACCACGCAAGGTGCGTACGTTCCAACTTTTGGAAGCGCAGCGTCTTGTAAACGAGTAA
- the cls gene encoding cardiolipin synthase has protein sequence MLRRVQLLMTLILTIGLIAFLSYYWSVYMVGWLSIVIILVVMSVFVIILLENRNPERTLVWALVMMALPVVGVFVYFTFGQNYRRKRMFRLKAMLDEESYIKYRTQFKTEVHQSVFQEGRYGKVVTLIDSISRLPISYNTHTRILTNGQEKFPILLEEIRQAQHHIHLEYYIVRDDQLALQLQEALIEKAKQGIEVRFLYDAVGCFSTDKHYFKKLQEAGVEVRAFFPVVLPFISSKSNYRNHRKIVVIDGTVAFTGGINIGDEYIGRNQHFGFWRDTHLLVRGEAVSELQLIFLQDWYYMTGERLFTPFYMESLENVEEATGGVQIIASGPDEPHEAMKSLYFGLITEARESVYIASPYLIPDEDLMTALKTAAMAGIDVRILLPSFPDHKIVFYASRSYFDDLLQAGVKIYEYNKGFMHSKVIVVDDAIATIGTANMDLRSFHLNFEVNAFLYGTNSVHELTRDFYEDFSHSTEVDADLFHRRPLRRRLIESISRLFSPLL, from the coding sequence ATGCTACGACGTGTACAACTTCTCATGACCCTCATCTTGACCATCGGCTTGATCGCCTTTTTATCCTACTATTGGAGCGTTTATATGGTAGGTTGGCTGTCCATCGTCATCATCTTGGTCGTCATGAGCGTGTTCGTCATCATTTTACTTGAAAATCGAAACCCGGAACGAACACTCGTCTGGGCACTCGTCATGATGGCACTGCCTGTCGTTGGCGTTTTCGTGTATTTCACGTTCGGCCAGAACTACCGTCGAAAACGAATGTTTCGGTTAAAAGCCATGCTTGATGAAGAGTCTTACATTAAATATCGTACCCAGTTTAAGACAGAGGTACACCAATCAGTGTTCCAAGAAGGACGTTACGGAAAAGTTGTTACACTTATCGATTCGATCAGTCGACTACCAATTTCGTATAATACACATACACGCATCTTGACGAATGGGCAGGAGAAGTTTCCGATTCTTTTAGAGGAAATCCGCCAAGCACAACATCATATTCATTTGGAATATTACATCGTACGAGATGATCAACTCGCACTTCAGTTACAAGAAGCATTGATTGAAAAGGCCAAGCAAGGAATTGAGGTTCGCTTTCTCTATGATGCTGTCGGTTGTTTTTCGACAGATAAGCATTATTTCAAGAAGCTACAAGAGGCTGGTGTAGAGGTTCGAGCATTTTTCCCAGTCGTGTTACCTTTCATTTCGAGTAAATCGAACTACCGGAATCATCGAAAGATCGTCGTTATCGATGGGACAGTTGCTTTTACAGGCGGGATTAACATTGGGGATGAATACATCGGTCGCAATCAACATTTTGGGTTTTGGCGCGATACCCATCTTCTTGTTCGAGGAGAAGCTGTCTCTGAACTCCAACTGATTTTTCTCCAAGATTGGTACTACATGACAGGGGAACGACTTTTTACGCCGTTTTATATGGAGTCACTGGAGAATGTCGAAGAAGCAACTGGAGGTGTACAGATCATTGCGAGTGGACCTGATGAACCGCACGAGGCAATGAAGTCGCTTTACTTCGGACTTATTACGGAAGCACGTGAGTCCGTCTATATCGCTTCCCCGTACCTCATACCTGACGAAGACCTTATGACAGCGCTGAAGACCGCTGCTATGGCAGGGATTGATGTTCGTATTTTACTCCCGAGCTTTCCGGATCATAAAATCGTTTTCTATGCGAGTCGCTCTTATTTTGATGATCTACTGCAAGCTGGTGTAAAAATTTATGAGTACAATAAGGGCTTCATGCATTCTAAAGTCATCGTCGTTGACGACGCCATCGCAACGATCGGAACTGCGAACATGGATTTACGCAGTTTTCATTTGAATTTCGAAGTGAACGCTTTTTTGTACGGAACAAACTCTGTTCATGAATTAACGCGTGATTTTTATGAAGATTTTAGCCATTCGACAGAAGTTGATGCTGATTTGTTCCATCGTCGTCCATTACGTCGTCGTTTAATTGAATCGATTTCGCGCTTATTCTCGCCTTTACTTTAG
- a CDS encoding HD domain-containing protein gives MALTLVTILDHPIAQKYLSRSGLNHAISVAERALTLATKRGLDADTATKAALLHDIGHYEWYTDGTWNYDLYRQNDIHAIKGAERAHKLLIRLGEEPARAKEIALAVLLHTDSYLPPGAINRTPLQQLVHDADTLEEQPGGLHHYEKIDFDEAIRRLDAIDSVVHRFAHLPRIASEN, from the coding sequence ATGGCATTAACACTCGTTACTATTCTCGATCATCCGATCGCTCAAAAATATTTATCCCGTTCTGGCTTGAATCATGCGATTTCAGTAGCAGAACGTGCACTGACTCTCGCTACGAAACGGGGCTTAGATGCTGACACTGCTACGAAAGCAGCACTCCTCCATGATATCGGTCATTACGAATGGTATACCGATGGCACTTGGAATTACGATCTCTATCGTCAAAATGATATTCATGCCATTAAAGGGGCTGAACGTGCCCATAAACTTTTGATTCGCCTTGGCGAAGAACCAGCACGTGCAAAGGAAATCGCACTTGCTGTACTCTTGCATACGGATTCTTATCTCCCACCAGGTGCAATCAACCGGACACCGCTTCAACAACTTGTTCACGATGCGGATACACTAGAAGAACAACCAGGCGGATTACACCATTATGAAAAAATCGACTTCGACGAAGCCATCCGTCGTCTTGACGCAATTGATTCAGTCGTTCACCGATTTGCTCATCTCCCACGAATTGCATCAGAAAATTAA
- a CDS encoding peptide ABC transporter substrate-binding protein — protein MKKKTVGLALSVMLAGSAVLAGCSTGGGDSDSGSKDGKKNLRLTDTSDITTVDPAKATDAVAFNMIGNTMEGLYRLDKDGKAIPALAEKTDISSDNLTYTFTLRDSKWSDGTPVKAQDFEFAWKRAADPKTGSGYSYIFDTLKNGSDVTKGKKSVDELGVKAIDDKTLEVKLERPAPYFLSLTSFGTYTPISEDFYKKNEKDFSLQPDKLLYNGPFVWESWKTDSKRVLKKNDNYWDKDAVKLDEVTISVVKDTSTVANLYDSNEIDYAALTSEQVEAYKSKPEFKTALRSSIAYLKFNNEDATMKNVNARKAIARAIDPKGITDTLLANGSIPTTSFIPKEFVKDASGKDYTSDINWFDRDAKEAADLWKKANGNKKTTIELLSFDSEDAKKIGEYMKGQIEKNLPNVTVAIKQQPFKNKLDLEAKGDYQISYSLWGPDYQDPMSNLSIFESTNSQNDVKYKSSAYDKLLNAANEESDLTKRLELFKQAEAQLIEKDQAIAPIYQSGSAYLSRPTVKDFNRQLFGADFQYKYVDIK, from the coding sequence ATGAAGAAAAAAACAGTCGGTCTTGCTTTATCCGTCATGCTTGCAGGAAGCGCTGTGCTTGCTGGATGTTCGACAGGTGGAGGAGATAGTGATTCAGGTTCGAAAGACGGAAAGAAAAATTTGCGTTTGACGGATACATCGGATATCACGACAGTTGACCCAGCAAAAGCAACGGATGCTGTCGCGTTCAACATGATCGGGAACACGATGGAAGGTCTTTATCGTTTAGATAAAGACGGAAAAGCGATTCCAGCACTTGCAGAAAAAACAGATATTTCAAGTGACAATTTAACGTATACGTTCACACTTCGTGATTCGAAATGGTCTGATGGTACGCCAGTCAAGGCACAAGATTTCGAATTTGCTTGGAAACGTGCAGCTGATCCGAAAACAGGTTCTGGTTACTCGTACATCTTTGACACGTTAAAAAACGGCTCTGATGTGACAAAAGGTAAAAAATCTGTTGACGAACTCGGTGTTAAAGCAATCGATGACAAAACGCTAGAAGTAAAACTTGAGCGTCCAGCTCCTTACTTCCTTTCACTGACATCATTCGGTACGTATACACCAATTAGCGAAGATTTCTACAAAAAGAATGAAAAAGACTTCTCGCTTCAACCAGATAAATTGCTTTATAACGGTCCTTTTGTTTGGGAATCTTGGAAAACGGATTCAAAACGTGTTCTAAAAAAGAACGACAACTATTGGGATAAAGATGCCGTCAAATTAGACGAAGTTACGATCAGTGTCGTTAAGGATACGTCAACAGTAGCGAATCTTTACGATTCAAATGAGATTGATTATGCAGCTCTGACTTCAGAGCAAGTTGAAGCTTATAAATCTAAGCCTGAATTCAAAACAGCTCTTCGTTCTTCGATCGCTTATTTGAAATTCAACAATGAAGATGCAACGATGAAGAACGTCAATGCACGTAAAGCTATTGCTCGTGCCATCGATCCAAAAGGAATCACGGATACGCTTCTTGCGAACGGATCGATTCCAACAACAAGCTTCATTCCAAAAGAATTTGTTAAAGATGCATCAGGTAAAGATTATACGAGCGACATCAACTGGTTCGATCGTGATGCTAAAGAAGCAGCAGATCTTTGGAAAAAAGCAAATGGTAACAAAAAAACAACGATTGAATTGCTCTCATTCGATAGTGAAGATGCGAAAAAAATCGGTGAGTATATGAAAGGTCAAATTGAGAAGAATCTTCCAAACGTCACAGTTGCCATCAAGCAACAGCCGTTCAAGAACAAACTCGATCTTGAAGCAAAAGGGGACTACCAAATCTCTTACTCACTCTGGGGTCCAGACTACCAAGATCCAATGTCTAACCTCTCTATCTTCGAATCAACAAACAGCCAAAACGACGTCAAGTATAAATCATCTGCCTATGATAAATTGTTGAACGCTGCAAATGAAGAGTCGGATTTAACAAAACGTCTTGAACTCTTCAAACAAGCGGAAGCACAATTGATCGAAAAAGATCAAGCGATCGCACCAATTTATCAATCTGGTTCTGCATACTTGAGCCGTCCGACGGTTAAAGATTTCAACCGTCAGTTGTTCGGAGCAGATTTCCAATACAAATACGTTGATATTAAGTAA
- the mecA gene encoding adaptor protein MecA, with the protein MKIERVNDNTVKFFITYTDIERRGFARDEIWYNRERGEQLFWQMMDEANEKESISFEGPLWIQVQAFEKGLEVTVTIAKNAVDGEQVDEDELDSLLRSAMSETEDKDTELSQDVLFETRDFEHIIALSQYANAPVFAELETALYQKDGLYLLHVHFEDDVNGEAQENVMSLIAEYLQFSEQTIHPVAEYGKQIITSDVFPFIRKHFPN; encoded by the coding sequence TTGAAAATCGAACGCGTCAATGACAATACGGTAAAGTTCTTCATCACGTACACCGACATCGAACGCCGTGGTTTTGCCCGAGATGAAATTTGGTATAACCGGGAACGGGGAGAACAGTTATTCTGGCAGATGATGGACGAAGCGAATGAAAAAGAGTCCATCTCCTTCGAAGGTCCACTATGGATACAAGTGCAAGCTTTTGAAAAAGGTCTTGAAGTCACTGTGACGATCGCAAAAAATGCAGTTGATGGTGAGCAAGTCGATGAAGACGAACTCGATTCACTTTTACGATCAGCGATGTCTGAGACAGAAGATAAAGATACAGAGCTAAGCCAAGATGTTTTATTTGAAACTCGCGATTTCGAACATATCATCGCGCTCAGTCAATATGCGAATGCTCCTGTGTTTGCAGAACTTGAAACAGCGCTTTATCAAAAAGATGGACTCTATTTACTGCATGTTCATTTCGAAGATGATGTGAACGGAGAAGCACAAGAAAACGTCATGAGTTTAATTGCAGAGTATCTTCAATTCAGTGAACAAACAATACATCCTGTTGCTGAATACGGGAAACAAATCATTACCTCGGATGTCTTTCCATTCATTCGGAAACATTTTCCGAACTGA
- the opp3b gene encoding oligopeptide ABC transporter permease, with protein sequence MGRYLAQRLVYGVLTFLLIASFTFFLMDLLPGSPFQNQEKLSPEQLNILRDKYNLNDPLPQRYAAYMVNLFQGDLGISFKYDSRPVTDLISERIGPSAQLGIQALVLGVLLGLVLGVIAALRHNTVVDYGAMFVSVIGISVPSFVFASLLQYYVGVKWGVLPVAFWESPAHTILPTVSLSLGVTASIARFVRTEMLEVTNQDYVTLAKAKGLDGQSITWKHMVRNALIPAITILGPMTAALITGTLVIEKIFAVPGLGELFVSSITTNDYTVIMGTTLFFSAVFILMILIVDLLYGVVDPRIRLGGNK encoded by the coding sequence ATGGGCCGTTATTTAGCTCAACGCCTGGTTTACGGCGTACTGACGTTTTTACTCATCGCTTCGTTCACTTTCTTCCTGATGGATCTGCTACCAGGTTCACCGTTCCAAAACCAGGAGAAACTTTCTCCTGAACAGTTGAATATCCTTCGGGATAAGTACAACTTGAATGATCCACTACCACAACGCTATGCAGCGTATATGGTTAACTTGTTCCAAGGGGATCTCGGTATTTCGTTTAAATATGATAGCCGCCCGGTGACGGATTTGATTTCTGAACGAATCGGACCATCGGCTCAGTTAGGAATTCAAGCATTAGTACTTGGAGTACTTTTAGGACTCGTCCTAGGTGTTATTGCGGCACTTCGTCACAACACAGTGGTCGATTACGGTGCGATGTTCGTATCGGTTATCGGAATTTCGGTACCGTCCTTCGTGTTCGCCTCACTCCTTCAATACTATGTTGGCGTGAAATGGGGCGTTTTGCCAGTCGCGTTCTGGGAAAGCCCGGCGCATACTATCTTGCCGACCGTATCGTTATCACTTGGGGTTACGGCCTCGATTGCTCGATTCGTCCGAACCGAGATGCTAGAAGTAACGAACCAAGATTATGTCACGTTAGCTAAAGCAAAAGGCCTAGATGGTCAGTCGATTACTTGGAAACACATGGTTCGAAACGCCTTGATTCCGGCAATCACGATTCTTGGACCAATGACAGCCGCATTAATTACGGGAACACTCGTCATTGAAAAAATCTTCGCTGTACCTGGTCTTGGTGAGCTATTCGTATCATCAATCACAACAAACGACTACACAGTTATCATGGGTACGACGTTGTTCTTCTCAGCAGTCTTCATTCTCATGATTTTGATCGTCGATTTGCTGTATGGTGTCGTTGATCCACGGATTCGTTTGGGGGGTAACAAATAA
- the opp3C gene encoding oligopeptide ABC transporter permease: MAEQNSNAKAEQFDSSLFQHVEFNEQAGERLAGKSLNFWQDAWMRLRKNKAAILSLAVIVIIAIMSLVGPALSGNDPYTQTITQAKLPPKVTGLEWAGFDGMATLGETPIDFYKQKQVTENFWFGTDHLGRDLWSRVWEGTKISLFIGLMAALIDVLVGVTYGGISAYYGGRVDNIMQRIAEILTGVPNLILIILFILILEPGITTIILAMTITGWIGMSRLVRGQILKLKNQEFVLAARTLGASSARLIFKHLIPNTLGTIIISLMFTIPGAIFFEAFLSFIGLGLAPPQPSLGTLINEGYKELKTFPYLLVVPSTVIVLLMVSFNMLADGLRDAFDPRLRR, from the coding sequence ATGGCTGAACAAAATTCAAATGCAAAAGCAGAACAGTTTGATTCATCACTGTTCCAACATGTTGAGTTCAATGAACAGGCAGGAGAGCGTCTTGCCGGTAAAAGTTTAAACTTCTGGCAAGATGCTTGGATGCGTCTACGTAAGAACAAAGCGGCAATTCTTTCTCTTGCTGTCATCGTCATCATCGCAATCATGTCATTGGTCGGACCAGCGTTATCTGGTAATGACCCTTATACCCAAACAATCACGCAAGCTAAACTTCCACCTAAAGTTACGGGATTAGAGTGGGCTGGTTTTGACGGTATGGCGACACTTGGTGAGACACCGATTGATTTCTACAAACAAAAACAAGTGACAGAGAACTTCTGGTTCGGAACGGACCATCTCGGTCGTGATCTTTGGTCACGTGTCTGGGAAGGAACGAAGATTTCGTTATTCATCGGTTTGATGGCAGCGCTCATTGACGTTCTCGTTGGTGTCACATACGGCGGAATTTCTGCTTATTATGGTGGACGTGTCGATAACATCATGCAACGGATCGCTGAAATTTTAACAGGTGTACCGAACTTGATTTTGATTATCTTGTTCATCTTGATTCTTGAACCAGGGATTACGACGATCATCCTTGCGATGACGATTACCGGTTGGATTGGGATGAGTCGACTTGTACGTGGTCAAATTCTGAAACTAAAGAACCAAGAGTTTGTTCTCGCAGCACGGACACTTGGTGCTTCTAGCGCACGATTGATCTTCAAACATTTGATTCCAAATACTTTGGGAACGATCATTATCTCACTCATGTTCACAATTCCTGGGGCAATCTTCTTCGAAGCATTCTTAAGCTTCATCGGTTTAGGACTTGCACCACCACAACCGTCACTCGGTACATTGATCAACGAAGGGTACAAGGAATTAAAAACGTTCCCTTACTTGCTCGTTGTCCCATCGACGGTCATCGTACTCCTCATGGTCAGCTTCAATATGTTGGCAGATGGACTGCGTGATGCGTTTGACCCACGTTTACGACGCTAA